The Lycium ferocissimum isolate CSIRO_LF1 chromosome 10, AGI_CSIRO_Lferr_CH_V1, whole genome shotgun sequence genome window below encodes:
- the LOC132032445 gene encoding premnaspirodiene oxygenase-like has translation MQVLNLVSIFLFVSFLFLLKIWKNSNSQISKRLPPGPWKLPILGSMLHMVGGLPHRVLRDLAKKYGPIMHLQLGEVSVVVITSSEMAKEVLKTHDLAFASRPKLLASKLVLYNCSDIAFCPYGDYWKQMRKICVLEVLNAKNVRSSSSIRRDEVLRLVEFFRSSSSSEPVNVTKRIALFTSLIICRSAFGNVLKEQDEFIQVMKKVTALLEGFDVADIFPSLKFLHVLSGMKGKMMELHHKVDTIAENVINEHKKNLATGKTNGELGREDLIDVLLRLMKDGGLQFPITNDNIKAIIYDMFAAGTETTSTTLDWAMAEMIKNPGIIAKAQAEVREAFRGKETFDENDVEELKYLKLVIKETLRLHPPLPLMLPRECREEVDISGYTIPLKTKVIVNIWAIGRDPKYWDDAESFKPERFEQSSVDFAGNNFEFLPFGSGRRICPGISFGLANVYLPLAQMLYHFDWKLPTGINRSDLDMTESDGASCTRKSNLYLIATPYQPSQE, from the exons ATGCAGGTCCTCAACTTGGTttccattttcctttttgtaTCTTTCCTCTTTTTATTAAAGATATGGAAGAATTCCAATAGCCAAATTAGCAAAAGATTGCCTCCAGGTCCCTGGAAATTACCTATTCTTGGAAGCATGCTTCATATGGTTGGTGGACTTCCACATCGAGTCCTTAGAGATTTAGCCAAAAAATATGGACCAATTATGCACCTTCAACTAGGTGAAGTTTCAGTAGTTGTGATCACTTCTTCTGAGATGGCAAAAGAAGTACTAAAAACTCATGACCTTGCTTTTGCATCTAGGCCTAAACTTTTGGCCTCCAAACTTGTCTTGTATAACTGTTCCGATATTGCCTTTTGCCCATATGGTGATTACTGGAAACAAATGCGTAAAATTTGTGTCTTGGAAGTGCTCAATGCCAAAAATGTTCGGTCATCCAGTTCGATTAGACGAGATGAAGTTCTTCGTCTCGTTGAATTTTTTCGATCATCATCCTCAAGTGAGCCAGTTAATGTAACAAAAAGGATTGCTTTATTCACAAGCTTGATAATATGTCGATCAGCATTTGGGAACGTACTCAAGGAGCAAGACGAATTTATACAAGTAATGAAAAAAGTGACAGCCTTATTGGAAGGTTTTGATGTGGCTGACATATTCCCTTCGCTTAAATTTCTTCATGTGCTTAGTGGAATGAAAGGTAAAATGATGGAGCTCCACCATAAGGTAGATACCATTGCTGAGAATGTTATAAATGAGCACAAGAAAAATCTTGCAACTGGCAAGAccaatggtgaattaggacgTGAAGATTTAATTGATGTACTGTTGAGACTTATGAAAGATGGAGGCCTTCAATTTCCAATCACCAACGACAATATCAAAGCTATTATTTAT GACATGTTTGCAGCGGGAACAGAAACAACGTCAACCACACTGGACTGGGCCATGGCAGAAATGATTAAGAATCCAGGTATAATCGCCAAAGCTCAAGCAGAGGTAAGAGAAGCCTTTAGAGGAAAAGAAACTTTTGATGAAAATGACGTTGAAGAGTTAAAATACCTAAAATTAGTCATTAAAGAAACTTTAAGACTCCACCCTCCGCTACCACTTATGCTCCCAAGAGAATGCAGGGAAGAAGTAGACATAAGCGGCTACACTAttcctttgaaaacaaaagTCATAGTTAATATTTGGGCTATTGGAAGAGATCCAAAATACTGGGATGACGCAGAAAGCTTTAAGCCTGAGAGATTTGAGCAGAGTTCAGTGGATTTTGCTGGTAATAACTTTGAATTTCTTCCCTTTGGTAGTGGAAGGAGGATTTGCCCTGGAATATCATTTGGTTTAGCTAATGTTTATTTGCCTTTGGCTCAAATGTTGTATCACTTTGATTGGAAACTTCCTACTGGAATTAATCGAAGTGATCTTGACATGACTGAGTCGGATGGAGCAAGTTGTACTAGAAAGAGTAACCTTTACTTGATTGCCACTCCCTATCAACCGTCTCAAGAGTGA